The genomic interval gaagggtctGGAGGAGCGGGTTGACAGTCGGTCGAGGGGGCGCCCGCGGACTTTGCTCACCAGCTCCCTCTTGCCTTAGAAGCACCGCACAGCGTGACTATGGAGCCTCCGGTCTTAGATGGTGGCAAGTATACTCTGCGCTGTCACGTGACACGCGTGTTCCCTGTGGGTTTCTTGGTGGTGACCCTGAAGTGCGGCGTCCGGGTCATCTATTCTGAAAGCCTGGAGCGCTTCACTCGTCTGGATCCAGCCAATGTGACGCTGATCCACGCATTTCCCGCTGGACCCCGCGACTTCGGGCAGCCGGTGACCTGCCTCGCCTGCCTCAATCTTGATGGCCTGGTGGTGTGCAGCAGCTCAGCACCCATTATGCTGACGCTCGGTGAGGCACTCTTGTGATCCCAGGGACTTGGGAAGGGAGGAGACAGAATTATGACCCCAGGAAGGCGCAAAGATAGACTACGGAGCCTGAGCTCCACGCGTCAGCAGGCCTCCACGTGCTCCATTCCTAATTATCACCTCCTGCTCCCAGCTTGGAGCCCTGCATCCAAAGCGTTGGCCTCCACTTCCTTCGCAGCCCTTGTGGGGATCCTTCTCATCGTGGGGGCTACCTACCTGCGCAAGTGCCTGGTGATGCAGTCTCGGACATAGAAAAAAGGAATCTGGAACAATGTGGGAAAAACTCCGGATCAATAAAGCCTTCCTCAGctagccttttctttcttttggggggggcccagggctgggtttgaacctgccacctccagtatatggggccagtgcccgactccttcagccacaggtgctgcccccatcttttcttttttttttttttttttctttgtagagacagagtctcaccttattgccctcggtagcatgccgtggcgtcaccgctcacagcaacttccaactcctgggcttaggccattctcttgccttagcctcccgagtagctgggactacaggcgcctgccacaatgccccgctatttttttgttgcagtttggccagggccgggtttgaacccgccaccctcggcatatggggccagcgccctactcactgagccacaggcgccgccagctaGCCTTTCTGCAGCCCAAAAAGTCTCCACTCAGGGCCCACCTGTAATCCCCAATTACCAGTCCCTCTGAATTCCCAGCTGGTAGTAAAAACCTCTCCTGCTGATATTATCCAAGCGGTGCAGACAGGCTAAGCATGGGCGAGGAGCGGGTAAGGGAGCAGGACAGGGGAGGCCTGGTTCTAGGTATGGCTTTTTCTGATTGGCTCCGCCGCTATCACGCCGCAGCTCTGATTGgattaagtttctttttctttcttttccttctttccttccttctttctttctttcttcttcttcttcttcttctttttttttttttagatagagtctcactttattgcccttggtagagtgatgtcacagctcacagcaaactccagctcttggacttaggcgattctattgcctcagcctcccgagtagctgggactacaggcgccggccacaactcccggctattctttttgttgcagtttggccgagggccgggttcgaacccgccaccctcggtatatggggccaacgccctactcactgagccacaggcaccacccccaagtTTCCCTTTCTAATCCCACCTCCAGGTTAGACCTTGGGCTTTCTGGTAGATCAACTCAACTGTGGAGCGAGAACTCATCCCTCATAGCTCACCAGTAACACTGAGGGTGAGACCACACGTATGGGTCACATGGACATATAGAGGGACATGAATTTGTCAAAGAAATGTCCATATAGTGACAGTGGGGAAGGGGTATTCAGATGGTCCACATGGAATGCCACAGACTAACATCCTGGCAAGGTGTTCGAGTAGTCATCCGACCAGGAGGGAACAGGCAGCTGGTGTCAAGGCTTGGGGGTCCGGCTGTGGGGTTAAAAGCGTCACAATCTATCTTTTGGTCTGGTATGGAGGCAGAATCCGGGCCCATACCCACACCCATGCTTAGCAGAGCGGGTGCTATCCTGGGCCCTGCCCACCGCGCAGAAGACCGATTCGCGCTCACACACGCCGAGTGGGCATGTGCCCGCTGCACTCTGGGTAAATAGACCCGGAGCCGAGCGGATTCTGATTTAGACGCCCGTGAAAGCGGCGCGCACGCAACCCTGTTGCCGACTCGCTGGCACTTTCGTCCTACCCCCATCTGTCGTGTGCTGGGGCCGAGCATTTAGGAGTGTGGCTCTGAGGGGTCAAAAAGAGCATcaccatgggcggtgcctgtggctcaaaggagtggggcgctggccccatatacctgagggggcgggttcaaacccggccccggccaaaaactgcaagaaaaagaaaaagcatctcCACGCTCTCTGCTAGAACTGTCCTTTCTCCATTCTGTGCTTCCCAAACCTCTTCTAGCCCTCACATCAATCTCTACCCTAAGGGGCTCTGATGGGCGAATCTAACTATGGGGGCGGAGCTCGGGGTCCAACTCATTATCATAGCaccagaggcagggctgggaaggGGGTTTGAGGAGGGCAAACCAGCATCCCCCATCTCCGAGTCGCTGCCCGGGATGACGCTGGAAAGCGTGGTCGCCCCCAGAAGGCTCTGGGAAATCAGGCCGGCCTCCACGTAAACCCTGGGGATCGCTCTCTCCAGCCAGCTTGCCTTCTCCAAGGCCTGGAGCTTAGCGCACGCTCGCCTCCGGCTTTCCCCTCCGCCGCCTCTGCTGCCGCCCCCACCTTGGAAACCAAGTTACCAACGTTAAACCAATCCCAGAGCGCAACTCTgcctcccccacaccccacccgCCGCGTCGCGCAGCGCAGTCCTCTAGCCCAGCTCCTGGCTCGCGCTCCCCTCGTCTACTGCGCTTTCCCCACCGCGGCGATGTCAGAGCCTTCCCCAGGGTTGCGCCGGGCGCTACCCGGCCTCTTGGCTGCCCTGAGCCTGGGGCTCCTCGGCCTCTCAGGTAAGAGTCCTCCTGGGCTTGGGGTGGacagggcgggggcgggggcggagTTCCCGGACCTGGGTGGTGGCCCTAAGCCCCTCCCGGCTCCGCCCTCGCCACGCTCCCACGCTTCTGCCCTCACCACCAGCCGggtcttctcccctctcccctcccaccaacACACATGGAGACCCAGCTTCCTGACTCCTTGCTCACCCCTACCCCTTTGGAGATCTTGGGCGCTCTTCCGCACCCAACTCCGCGCCCTGGAGACCCCGTGGCTCTCATGTCCTCTCCCCCTCGTACCTCTTCACGCTCTACCGTGAACCATGGTTCACGGATTGGCATCTTCTCCACTCGCGGTCCGCAAAGACTCGATCTCCAACTACCGTGACTCAGAGGCGCTGTTCCCGCTCCACCCGGAGCCGTGGCAACCGGGTCCCTCTGCCGTTCCCGCGGTTCTTTCCGCGAGCACAGCCCCTCGTCCTCTTTCCATGTTTCTCGCCCCAATTTAGgatcttttcttatctttcaccCAGTTTCATCTCTCTTTGCCATCGCCCAATCTCAGTCTCCTCCTCTCCCGGCAATCTGCCAGGACACTAAGAACCAGTttgttcctcctcccccaccccgggGGTCCCCTTCTCTCTGATGCACAAAGCAATGCTCTGTGCATCAAAGACCCCATCTTTCCTCTCGTCTCCCTACTTCCTTCATACTTTCCTACCGCTTCATCGGCGCCTTGGAGACTAGGGCTCTCTGCAGCTACATGCCAGAGACACCCTCAAGATTTAGACTCTGGGAGCGCCCCCCTCCGACCTGAGCCCTGGGCCAGGATTCCTGGGTTCTTTCCTGGCTGTGGCCTCTGCTCGTCCCTGAAACCCTTGACTCGACATAAGAGCGCTAAAATCTCAGGGAATTGTCTCCCCAAACTGAGCCCTGGTTTCCCTGGGCAGCGGTCGCGCAGGACCCCTTCTGGGCAGACCTGCAGCCCCGCGTGGCGCTCGTGGAGCGCGGGGGCTCCCTGTGGCTGAATTGTAGCACTAACTGCCCTCGGCCGGAACGCGGTGGCCTGGAGACCTCGCTGCGCCGAAACGGGACGCAGAGGGGTTTGCGCTGGTTGGCGCGGCAGCTGGTGGACATCCGCGAGCCAGAGACCCAGCCGGTCTGCTTCTTCCGCTGTGCGCGGCGCACACTACTGGCGCGTGGGCTCATTCGCACTTTCCGTGAGTTCTAGGTTGGCCACGCGCGTACTCCActacttttcctcttttccagGCCCCGCCCCCTGAGTCCTGGGGTCCTCCCTTTTAGACCCCCACCCCGAATCCCCAGACTTCCGTCTTGTCCCAGGCTCCCTTGGGTTCCACGCCAAGTACCCCCTAAGCCCCGATGTTCCAACAGCTGCCGTTCCTCCTTTGCAGAGCGGCCGGATCGCGTAGAGCTGGTGCCGCTGCCTGCGTGGCAGCCGGTGGACGAGAACTTCACCCTAAGCTGTAGGGTCCCCGGTGCCGGGCCCCGTGGGAGCCTCACGCTGACCCTGCTGCGAGGCACCCAGGAGCTGATCCGCCGCAGCTTTGCGGGCGAGCCACCCGGAGCGCGGGGCGCAGTGCTCACAGCCACCGTACTGGCTCGGAGGGAGGATCATAGGGCCAATTTCTCCTGCCATGCTGAGCTAGACCTCCGGCCTCATGGCCTGGGACTGTTTGAAAACAGCTCGGCCCCCAGAGAGCTCCGAACCTTTGGTGAGTGGGGTGGAGATGGGAACCAAGTAGAATCGGGCAGGCAAGAAAAAATGTTTAGAGACAGATGCGTCTGAATTCTAATCCTTACTTCTACACTCACCGAGTTGTTTCTAACTCTATGCCTTGAGGGTTATAATACCATAAAATAGTGCATATAAAGCGCTTTGTACGTATTGAGTGCTCAGTACATAAGTTGTTCGTTCAAGCTCGGTGCTTTGACCCCTAGCCTTGTCTCCGAACACCCCGCGCCTCGCTGCTCCCCGGCTCTTGGAAGTAGGTTCTGAAAAGCCCGTGCGCTGCACCCTGGACGGCCTGTTTCCGGCTTCAGAGGCCAGGGTCTATCTGGCGCTGGGGGACCAAAGGCTGAGTCCCGATGTCACCCCAGAAGGGGACACACTCATAGCCACTGCCACAGCCACAGCCAGCGCAGAGCAGGAGGGTGCCAAGCAGCTGGTCTGTAATGTGACCCTGGGGGGCGAAAGCCGCGAGACCTGGAAGAACCTGACCATTTACAGTAAGAAGGAGCAGGGGGAGAGGAACTTGGGGTTAGGGATGAGTTCATTCGCAGCTCGGGAGTGGGGGAAGAAGAACGCGAACGCGGGGCGAAGGGTGGGTAGGACGTCAATTCCGGAACAGGAGTAGCCCAAGAGTCCCAAAGGGGAGAGGCAGCTGGAGGCCAGACACAAAAGAGCTGGAGAGGCGGATCCTGAGAGGAGGGGCGCTACAACTAAGGGGCAGTCCTTGACTGGAGGGAGGGGCGTGGTCAGTGGACTCCAGCCAGTGCTCCGCCTCTAGGCTTCCCCCCGCCCCTCCTGACCCTGAGCGAATCCAGCGTCCCGGAGGGGCAGACGGTGACAGTAACCTGCGCAGCTGGAGCCCAAGCCCTGGTCACACTGGAGGGAATTCCAGCAGCGGTCCCGGGGCAGCCCACCCAGCTACAACTGAACGCCACTGAAAACGACGACAGGCGCGGCTTTTTCTGCGACGCCACCCTCGAGGTGGACGGGGAGatcctgagcaagaaccagaGCGCTGAGCTTCGCGTCCTGTGTGAGTTGGTATTAACCCCTCGCCTTCCTCTTCATGATCTCCAAGGACCTACATGGGTCTCTGACCATGTCGTCGAGGCAGGGCCATGCCTTACGGTCCCCTTACAGCCTCTTTGTATCTCACGCCCCTGCCTGCAGATGCCCCTCGGCTGGATGATTCAGACTGTCCCAGGAGCTGGACGTGGCCCGAGGGCCCAGAGCAGACGCTGCACTGCGAGGCCCGCGGAAACCCAGAGCCTTCCGTGCACTGCGCCCGGCCAGATGGTGGGGCCGTGCTGGCGTTGGGGCTACTGGGTCCTATCACCCGCGCGCTTGCAGGCAATTACCGCTGCACAGCAACCAATGTCCAGGGCGA from Nycticebus coucang isolate mNycCou1 chromosome 3, mNycCou1.pri, whole genome shotgun sequence carries:
- the ICAM4 gene encoding intercellular adhesion molecule 4, whose amino-acid sequence is MGSVFPLSLLLLLATAYWGNESVLGRPVKREQSLRYNPPAPFRTSAPFWVRISPESVAVPPGGSVWFNCSSSCPLPQNSSLYTHLRRGKTFSGPAWISYQLLDVRTWISDVRCFVTCLGETRGATARITTYKAPHSVTMEPPVLDGGKYTLRCHVTRVFPVGFLVVTLKCGVRVIYSESLERFTRLDPANVTLIHAFPAGPRDFGQPVTCLACLNLDGLVVCSSSAPIMLTLAWSPASKALASTSFAALVGILLIVGATYLRKCLVMQSRT
- the ICAM5 gene encoding intercellular adhesion molecule 5 isoform X1, whose amino-acid sequence is MSEPSPGLRRALPGLLAALSLGLLGLSAVAQDPFWADLQPRVALVERGGSLWLNCSTNCPRPERGGLETSLRRNGTQRGLRWLARQLVDIREPETQPVCFFRCARRTLLARGLIRTFQRPDRVELVPLPAWQPVDENFTLSCRVPGAGPRGSLTLTLLRGTQELIRRSFAGEPPGARGAVLTATVLARREDHRANFSCHAELDLRPHGLGLFENSSAPRELRTFALSPNTPRLAAPRLLEVGSEKPVRCTLDGLFPASEARVYLALGDQRLSPDVTPEGDTLIATATATASAEQEGAKQLVCNVTLGGESRETWKNLTIYSFPPPLLTLSESSVPEGQTVTVTCAAGAQALVTLEGIPAAVPGQPTQLQLNATENDDRRGFFCDATLEVDGEILSKNQSAELRVLYAPRLDDSDCPRSWTWPEGPEQTLHCEARGNPEPSVHCARPDGGAVLALGLLGPITRALAGNYRCTATNVQGEAVKDVTLTVEYAPALDSVGCPESITWLEGTEASLSCVAHGVPPPNVSCVRSEEAGVVTKGLLRVARKHAGTYHCEATNPQGSATKNVVVTVEYGPNFEELSCPSNWTWVEGSGQLFSCEVDGKPEPNVECIGSGGASEGVLLPLAPPDLRAPGTPSDMAPGVYICNATNRHGSMVKTVIVSAESPPQMDESTCPSHQTWLEGAEATTLACDARGHPYPGVRCYREGVPWPERQRVSREDAGTYHCVATNAHGTDSRTITVGVEYRPVVAELAAWPPGGVKPGGNFTLTCRAEAWPPAQISWRAPPGALNIGLSSNNSTLSVAGAMGSHGGEYECAATNAHGRHARRITVHVAGPWLWVAVGGAAGGAALLAAGAGLAFYVHSTACKKGEYNVQEAESSGEAVCLNGAGGGAGGTSGAEGEPEEGDTAESPAGCEVFAIQLTST